The proteins below are encoded in one region of Telopea speciosissima isolate NSW1024214 ecotype Mountain lineage chromosome 10, Tspe_v1, whole genome shotgun sequence:
- the LOC122643999 gene encoding calcium-binding protein CBP-like, which produces MAGYPQGPPGYGVPPPQRYGSTLYGAPPAQPFGATPYGAPPAQPYGAAPYGAPPAEAYAPSATPYGAPTAPFGSLFAAPVPSTFPPGTDPSLVACFQMADEDRSGFIDDKELQRALSTYNQTFSLRTVHLLMYLFTGTNTRTIGPKEFISVYYSLQNWRAIFQRFDRDKSGKIDSKELQEALMSLGFAVSPVVLELLISKYMKSDYIRAIEYDNFIECCLTVKGLTEKFKEKDTMRNGTASFTYEGFMLTVLPFLIA; this is translated from the exons ATGGCGGGTTATCCGCAGGGACCACCGGGCTACGGTGTACCACCTCCGCAGCGCTACGGCTCCACCCTATATGGTGCACCACCGGCGCAGCCCTTTGGCGCCACCCCATATGGTGCACCACCGGCACAGCCCTACGGCGCCGCTCCATATGGTGCGCCACCAGCAGAGGCATATGCTCCCTCGGCCACACCCTACGGTGCACCAACGGCACCATTTGGTAGCCTGTTTGCAGCTCCGGTACCGTCGACATTTCCTCCAGGGACAGACCCTTCTTTGGTGGCTTGCTTTCAGATGGCAGACGAGGACCGTAGCGGCTTCATAGACGATAAGGAGTTGCAGAGGGCACTTTCCACTTACAACCAGACCTTCAGCCTCAGGACTGTTCACCTCCTCATGTACCTCTTTACTGGCACCAATACCCGAACTATTG GACCCAAGGAGTTCATTTCGGTTTATTACAGTCTGCAGAACTGGAGG GCTATCTTTCAGAGGTTTGATAGGGATAAGAGTGGAAAGATCGATTCAAAAGAATTACAGGAAGCCCTTATGAGCCTTGGATTTGCAGTTTCTCCAGTGGTCTTGGAATTGCTCATTTCTAAATACATGAAATCTGATTATATCAGGGCAATCGAATATGATAATTTCATTGA GTGTTGTCTTACAGTTAAG GGACTCACAGAGAAGTTTAAGGAGAAGGACACCATGCGCAATGGAACAGCATCTTTCACGTATGAGGGTTTCATGTTGACCGTTTTACCTTTCCTTATTGCATAA